The Solanum pennellii chromosome 4, SPENNV200 genomic interval taattaaagaTGTAGTAAAagttatcattattttttttctttattaactTATGGGCCTTAATTAGGGTTTTCATCTAGTATAACATATATAATGCATGGTTCtttcaaatattattaacaCTACCAAATCTTGATCATAAGTTGTTCCAAGTATTTATTAACCACTTAATCATGATGTGATTCATCAGTCTCTTTTTACTTTTAACAAGTAATTTTgcaatcatttttcaaataataattcCTAATTAAAAGATGATCTGATTTAAAATCTGTAACACGCCCAAAAAGGCTATCATTTCATGAGTACCAATAGTTACAAATATTAttcaatcattttttatttttttgtcttttgagGTTAATAATAACATTTACTTTAAACCCTCTCACTAGAAATTACCttgcatacatatacataatacaaGCAACAATAGTATCAAACACCTAATGTTAGTATCAAACCAATAAAGTCTGAGATTCAacctttaaaaataataataataatgtgagGATCGGAGAACTTTCCCTTTTAATAGGCCCTATAagcatttaaattttatctatGTTATTTTACAAATGCTAACATATTTTATAATGTGAAATCAATTTAGTCAGAATAATGAATATCGAATCGAACATTAGATCAAAAAAatcacccaaaacaaatatcAAAACCATTACTAAAATCAATCTACTGACTAGCAAGTGTAaacaattattgtttttttttatttgaaatacaaaaaatgagAGGCACACCATTTTATCAATGAAAATGAAGGAAGATTGTTAAAGGTtaacaaataaagaataaatataattagaatGGAAAACAAAAAGTATaactataattgaaaaaagaagtaaattaagtattaattaagtACCTGGGATGTTGGGtatttttgacaactttttgtCCATATTTTCTCCATTTATAACCATCATCCAACACATCCACATCACTCATAGTTTTGAAACAGAATCTTGGTTCTCTTACTTTTCTTCTTGATGATTTGATCTTCTTCATCTTAATTGATGAAACCCCTAAATTATGATGATCAAGATCAAATTCCTTTGATCTCTTAATAATATTGCTCCTCTCATTCACTTCTCCCCATGCCCTAAAATACATCATACACATACTAATTAGTCATAACAACTAACTATAAtgcaaattataagaaaaaataattgaaaaataatcaaggttaagctatgttattttatttagacaTGTGGCACCCGAATCGGATTTGAATCCGATTCTATATGCACCTGtcgatatttttgaagagtttgaaTAACATAGAGGTTAAGCTATGTTGTTCAGACATCCTTGTTGGATCCTTTAAAAATATACGACTTTAAGGGAATCTAATGTACTGTTTTGGAGGATCCTACATCCACTTGTCGACATTTTTAAAGAGTTTGAACTATATAGAGGTTACATACATGTTAGATCCTTAAATATAAACAACTTTTGGAGGATTTgacaatatttttgaagagttcgaACAATACAGAGGCTAAGTGAAGAAATATTAATGATTACCATGTATTTGGATTGGATTTTTGCAAGGAAAGAAGATGGGATCCTTCAAAAATAGAAGTAGTAAGGTCCTCTTTGTGCCTTGGATCATGTGTAGATTCAATATTTAAGGAATTATGATCAAAAGAGGGAGGGATCATAGTGAGGGTTTTTAGAGTATTTTGGTTGTATCCAATAAATGGTAGAGTAGAACTTGCAGTACTACTTATGCCCATATTGTTGCAATTTGgaggaaaagagaaaaatcctAGTTGTGTTGACATATCTTGATGATCCTCAAATAAGCTTTGGCTAAACAttgcttctttctttttttttgtttctctctctagatctctctttctctctctctctttcagTGTGTGAGAAGAAGGATGAAGAAAGAAGGTGTAAGATAGAAAAACTAGGTAGTTTGAATTCTTATAAGAGGAAAAGGACTAATATTTGGTGACACTACACCAAAGGAGATAAGAAAGGTCATCTTTATAGGTATAGTTTAGGTTAAAAGAACTAAATGACTCGAATATTGGCGGAATCCGAATTTTCactaaaagaattcaaaatattataaagttAAATGTAGAAAGAAGTCGGGGATTCAACAActtctattttttatatgagtttttGATGTCGGAGTTTAAATAAACCCTTTGTGATACCATAGCTTCGTCCATGCGCGTATACAACTAGATACGATAAAGAAAGTGATATAAAGCCAATCGAAAAGTTAGTTCATGATGTAagaattattcaaaaattatatataaagaaatataatgGTGATTGCCTCTACCAATGTGAGATGACTTACTCCACCGCACATTTCAAGGATTTTCGAACATGCATGAACAATGTAATATGAAAGTTCAACactatgtaaaataaaattaaaaataggaaCTTGTATCATTgtaataatttaaagaaaatggacTACAGTATAAATCAATTACAAAGATTAGGTCATGAGAAGCTAAATACATGTTCAAACATATAATccaatttttaaatactttctagtcatatatatatcacttttttttttctttttcgttttttGCTTGATATTCTGTATCCATATTGAAActcaattaaaatttgaatttgtatcaGAAAGGCTGCACTTTCTAACGAAGAGAATTATGCATCCCCAAACTCGAGACTTCTGGATAAGAATGTAGGAGTATTTTAATACTCCACGACAAACCCGTATTGATATATACCACATTTCTTTATGTCCAAACATATGCTAAGTGTTGTACATTGTGTTATTAGTACTAGTTACTACCACTTAAACTTAAGATTTGCATttctaaacaaaaaaacaaagtcAATTAGCTTTAAGTTGTACTGCATGTTGCAACTTTAACCAAAAAAGCAACGGTAAATCCATGTGCCCAAATGTCAACCAAATCAAAACAGTAAGGAGAGGTGGGGGGGGTGAGAACATGGGAACTTTACATGTCTTAATGCTCTCTATTTGTTACTTTCTTTGCCTTTTTTGTCCAAAAAGTTGAAtgactttttaaatttgttgCATTCAAGTATCATGCACtcatttcataaattttcattattcttttttcctttatatattattacaagAATGAAATCTTTAGCAATGGATCCAATGATAAAAGGGCAAGGAGATGAGTACAAAATAATGAAACAGAAACTTGATACAAAGTGGAGTGAAAAAGGTGTTAATTCATGATAGGCCTATGGTCTCAAAAAGGGAAAGGGAGGACAAGTTCAAACACTATGTACTAATTATAgtgtattttcaaaaaaatcattagtGTGATTTGTATTttgattcaaatatttaaatcttaacgcatattttaataatcaaatttgaatattttaatctaataaaaataaataaataatacgtTTGTCGATTAAACTAGAAATTGTGTAGTGTATATATATTAGAGGTAAATTATACATTTCTACTTTAGAAGGTTAAGATCGATAAGCGATTGCAATAACTACTAATCTCTTAACTAGATTGTTCACTAATACAAACTATTGAGTAACACTACTTAGTTCTCTctgttataaaaaaattaagatgcGTTCAAACTAGCTTGTCAACCTTAAAATTATAcggagaatatatatatattagggaTTGTTAGTATGTAAGTAGTACATAAACCTAAAGCATGAGTATGATATGTTTGTTTATTATGGAATAAAAAAAAGCACAAAAAATCAAGAGCAATGATAATGAATCTTGGTTGCAAATCTATACCCCTGAAGATatcatgatgatgatgagatGAAAGATTAGGGGCCTATTTGACTTTTTGGCTGCTATTTAAAAGCTACTTGCCTTTTTCCTCTAtactttttgataaattaatgttactttttataatcttactattattattaattccAACAAACACCACACAAGATTAGTTAATGCTCCTCTCAAGTTCCAAACAACCCTATAATATTGTTATGATCTCTCTTCAATTGCACACATTAATCTATGTTAACTTTGGTTTGCAAAAATGTCATCATA includes:
- the LOC107016266 gene encoding probable WRKY transcription factor 13, whose protein sequence is MFSQSLFEDHQDMSTQLGFFSFPPNCNNMGISSTASSTLPFIGYNQNTLKTLTMIPPSFDHNSLNIESTHDPRHKEDLTTSIFEGSHLLSLQKSNPNTWAWGEVNERSNIIKRSKEFDLDHHNLGVSSIKMKKIKSSRRKVREPRFCFKTMSDVDVLDDGYKWRKYGQKVVKNTQHPRSYYRCTQDNCRVKKRVERLAEDPRMVITTYEGRHVHSPSQDEEDSQASSQLNNLLW